AATGGCAAACTCTTTTTTGGTTATCCAGATTTGGAATATTGTCTCAGAATACGCCGGGCCGGCTACCGTTTGCTCGTTGACGGAAAATTGATGCATGAGCATCGAGCCCGTGCCGGGCGACTCAATCTGGAATTAAAGCAGTCGCTTCTTCCTTCCCGCACTTATGACAGCATCTGGCGGAATTACTACACGACGCGCTCATATATTTTTATGATGACACAAATCTTCAAGAGATCCGACCTGGCCCGGCGCGAGACCCTCAAGGCCATGGGCAGAATTTTGATGTCTTGGAAACGTGGCCCCAAATACGGTGCGGCATTCACTGGCTATCAATTGCGCGGCGTCGTGGATGGCTATCTTGGCCGCATGGGACGCACGGTTCTGCCCAAGCCCAAAAAGGCTACGACATAACTTTAGGCGCCATAAAAATAGGGATGATTTCTTGCAGTCAACCGTGAGACATTCAATCAATCTTCTTTTCACGAGCGTGGGACGCCGAGTCGAGCTGCTTCGAGCGTTCAAAAGCGCTTATCAAGCTCTGGAGCTGGAAGGGCATATTATCGGATTAGATATCGACCCAATAGCGCCGGCCCTAAACGTCGCCGACTGCTCTTATATCGTTCCGCGCCTCAGCCATCCGGATTACCTGAAAACGCTTGTCCAAATTTGTCAGCATGAAAAAGTGGGTCTGATTTTTCCGCTGATTGATCCCGACATTCCCTTTCTGGCCAAACATCGAGAACAGCTTGCCGGGATCGGCGCTCAAGCCGTGGTTGTCCCCGCAGAAGCGGCAACGATCACCACAGACAAATGGCAAACCGGGCGTTTTTTCCGGAATTTAAATTTGGCCACACCCAGATCATGGTTGCCTGAGCAAGCGCACGCCATCGAAGTCGATTATCCCCTGTTCATCAAGCCGCGAAGCGGTAGCGCCTCCAATCACGCCTACAAAGTGAAAAATGAGAGAGAGCTGAAATTTTTCCTGGACTATGTGCCTGATCCGATCATCCAAGAATATCTCACAGGGGCGGAAATCACCAATGACGTCGTTTGCGATCTGAATGGTGAAATCATTTCCGTTGTGTCACGGCGACGCCTCGAAGTGCGCTGGGGCGAGGTGGCCAAAGGCGTCACCGTTTACGATCCCAAGGTGACCGAGGCGTGCATCACGATTGTGCAAGCTTTACACGCCATCGGTCCGATTACGGTGCAATGCATCTTGAAAGACGGCATCCCTTATTTTACTGAAATCAATGCCCGCGTCGGTGGTGGCGCGCCTTTGGGCATCGCTGCCGGAGCAGATTGGCCGAAGTGGTTCTTGGCAAAATTTGCCGGAATTCCCCTGAAGATTCCGCCTTTGGGAAGTTACCAACACGGCCTCTATTTGACCCGGTTTGACGATTCTTTCTTTTTATCTGAGACGCACGTTGAGAAAATGGCAAGCCGTCATCTTTGATCTCGATGACACCCTCTATCCGGAGCGCGACTATGTTTTGAGCGGATTTCGCAGCGTCGCGATTTGGGCGGAAACCCGCCTTGGCATTCCCGCCGCGCCAGGTTTCGCCGAATTAGAAAGGTTATTCGATCAGGGCGTGCGTGGCAAAACGTTTGATCTCTGGCTCGCCTCGCACCACCTCGAAGCGAACCGTATTATTCCGGAATTAGTTCAGGTCTACAGAAATCACGAACCCAATTTAGCGCCGTTGCCCGAAGTGGCTGCTTTGCTTTCGTCGCTGAAAAATACTTACCAGTTGGGTCTTCTCAGTGATGGCTACCTTGAAGTGCAGCAACGCAAACTTTACGCTTTACGCCTGACGCATTATTTCGATGCCGTCGTCTTTTCGGATGAATGGGGGCGCGACGCCTGGAAGCCTGCTGTCAAGCCTTTTGCAGAAATCCTGGCGCGTCTGCGGACGGAGGCCGGCGCCTCGATCTACGTCGGCGATAATCCAACCAAAGATTTTCTCGGCGCGAGGGAGCTCGGCATGTTCACGATTTGGGTCAAACTGCCGGAAGGCCTTTACACCGCACTGGAGCCGCCAACACCTGCGCATGCTCCCGATCTTACGCTGGAATCCTTAGTGGAATTGAAACCTTTCTTGGATGGCAGAATTACAAAAGCTTCCAAGTAACATGTCATTCTGGAAGAATCCTGTTTAGGCCAAGCACTGTGCTTGATATTAACAAGATCGTTTCACGATGACATTATAACCTTACGCATCACGCATTACGCTTTACGCCTTACGCTTCACGTATCTCCCTTGCGCATTCTCCAAGTCGTCCAAAAACCTCAACGCCGCGGCGCGGAAGTTTTTGCCTTTCAGCTTAGCCAAGAACTAAAACGGCAGGGACATGAGACGCGTCTCGTCTATTTATATCCGCATGAAGAGACCTGCGCTCTACCGTTGGCTCATAGTGATCGCTTGCTGAACGGCAAACCGAACCACCCATTTGAAAAATTTCCCGGCATCAATCCCTTTTTGCTGCGCCGGCTCTTGCATGCCATCGACGAATTCAAGCCCGACGTGGTGCAGGTCAACGGCGCACGGACGGTAAAATATGGCGCATTTGCCAGCTACTCATGCCGTGACGCTTCCTGGGCTTTGATTTATCGCAATATTGGCAATCCCAGTGATTGGCTTCACGGTTGGCATTACCGGATGTTTTATCAGAAGCTGGTCATGCCCAGATTGCACGGTGTGGTAGGGGTGAGCCGTAAAACGTTGCAAGCCGTCAAAGACTTCTATGGGATTTCGGTTCCCATCAAGAATATTCCACGCGCCGTCGATCCGGCGAGCCTGGTCCCAACAATATCGCGTGATACCGTGCGCCGTCAAACAAAAACTCCTAATGATGCGCCGGTGCTGATCTTTGTCGGCAGCCTGGCCCCCGAAAAACGATTAGACCGCCTTTTGCGCCTGACACAACAGGTGCGCTTGCAAATGCCAAAACTTCACCTTTGGTTGATTGGGTCTGGTCCACTGCAATCTACTTTACGGCAGCAAGCACATTCTCTTGGCATCGCAGAGAGCGTACGGTTTTTGGGCGTACAAAGCAACGTGGCGGACTATCTCAATGCCGCCGATCTTTTTGTGCTCACCAGCGATACGGAGGGAATCCCCGGCGTAATTTTGGAAGCCGGCTTATTGGGTCTTGCGGTGGTGGCTACGCGGGTCGGCGGGGTTCCGGAGTGTGTTTTGGACGGAGACACCGGAATTCTGGTTGATCGGCAGGATGAGCAGAGATTGGCCGAAGTCGTTTGCGACTTGCTGCATGATTCAGCCAGAAGACACAAACTGGGAGCACGGGCAAAAAATTGGGTTGGGGCGAACTTCACGATCGATAAAATTACCGGCGATTACGTCGAATTTTATCAACAGGTCCTGGCATTTCGCCACCGACTCGCCCCGACCATTGGCGCATTGCATCGTGAATTGGCGTGACCGGTGAAACGACTTAAAATCCTATTTGTGATCGACAGCCTGGGCGGCGGCGGTACGGAGCGGTCGCTGGCTGAGCTGTTGCCGTTTCTGATTCAGGCGGGTTTCATGCCGATCATTGCCTGCTTTTATCATCGAGAAGGGGTGGAAAGCGAAATTATCCGCCAGGGCATCGACGTGCGTTTCCTTAAAGGCAAGGGATTGTTTATCTGGGCTCGACAACTGCGTCAACTAATCAAAGGCGAGCGGCCAGATATTGTCCATACGATGCTTTCGGATGCAAATCTTGCCGGTCGCTTGGCAGCTATGGGAAGTCCCGCCGTCGTTATCAGCAG
The Cytophagia bacterium CHB2 genome window above contains:
- a CDS encoding ATP-grasp domain-containing protein encodes the protein MAILAAWDARFCPSPKRLRHNFRRHKNRDDFLQSTVRHSINLLFTSVGRRVELLRAFKSAYQALELEGHIIGLDIDPIAPALNVADCSYIVPRLSHPDYLKTLVQICQHEKVGLIFPLIDPDIPFLAKHREQLAGIGAQAVVVPAEAATITTDKWQTGRFFRNLNLATPRSWLPEQAHAIEVDYPLFIKPRSGSASNHAYKVKNERELKFFLDYVPDPIIQEYLTGAEITNDVVCDLNGEIISVVSRRRLEVRWGEVAKGVTVYDPKVTEACITIVQALHAIGPITVQCILKDGIPYFTEINARVGGGAPLGIAAGADWPKWFLAKFAGIPLKIPPLGSYQHGLYLTRFDDSFFLSETHVEKMASRHL
- a CDS encoding HAD family hydrolase; translated protein: MTILSFYLRRTLRKWQAVIFDLDDTLYPERDYVLSGFRSVAIWAETRLGIPAAPGFAELERLFDQGVRGKTFDLWLASHHLEANRIIPELVQVYRNHEPNLAPLPEVAALLSSLKNTYQLGLLSDGYLEVQQRKLYALRLTHYFDAVVFSDEWGRDAWKPAVKPFAEILARLRTEAGASIYVGDNPTKDFLGARELGMFTIWVKLPEGLYTALEPPTPAHAPDLTLESLVELKPFLDGRITKASK
- a CDS encoding glycosyltransferase produces the protein MRILQVVQKPQRRGAEVFAFQLSQELKRQGHETRLVYLYPHEETCALPLAHSDRLLNGKPNHPFEKFPGINPFLLRRLLHAIDEFKPDVVQVNGARTVKYGAFASYSCRDASWALIYRNIGNPSDWLHGWHYRMFYQKLVMPRLHGVVGVSRKTLQAVKDFYGISVPIKNIPRAVDPASLVPTISRDTVRRQTKTPNDAPVLIFVGSLAPEKRLDRLLRLTQQVRLQMPKLHLWLIGSGPLQSTLRQQAHSLGIAESVRFLGVQSNVADYLNAADLFVLTSDTEGIPGVILEAGLLGLAVVATRVGGVPECVLDGDTGILVDRQDEQRLAEVVCDLLHDSARRHKLGARAKNWVGANFTIDKITGDYVEFYQQVLAFRHRLAPTIGALHRELA